From a single Capsicum annuum cultivar UCD-10X-F1 chromosome 12, UCD10Xv1.1, whole genome shotgun sequence genomic region:
- the LOC107851730 gene encoding acyl-CoA--sterol O-acyltransferase 1, with protein sequence MENYLQNPILVSFLLLLSLNYSYLIVSKFPKGIPRILALAPIFYLLYFFPWCFSLAFLRGILSLFITWMTSFKLILFCFNRGPLSICENTIDFILISILPLKISREVHQKYEISNEKSIEKIKDESISDGSPSKISNSSIYERYEMEEIFRQPYLATTFQDFWGRRWNRYASKMLRLTIYDPTNEALRKFLGKNTARILAIVSTFVVSAIMHELMFYYITCGLCLKPTCEVMWFFVLQGICISCEKVFQAKNWVIMDPRVSILFKRILMVFSFYFLLVSPVMREGKNTCD encoded by the coding sequence ATGGAAAATTATTTGCAAAATCCTATCCTTGTATCTTTCTTACTACTTTTATCactaaattattcttatttaattGTTTCAAAGTTCCCAAAAGGCATCCCAAGAATACTTGCACTAGCACCAATTTTTTAcctattgtatttttttccttggTGTTTCTCACTTGCATTCCTTAGAGGcattttgtctttatttattaCTTGGATGACTTCTTTCAAACTTATTCTCTTTTGTTTCAATAGAGGTCCTCTTTCAATTTGCGAAAATACCATTGATTTTATACTCATTTCCATTTTACCACTCAAAATTTCTAGGGAAGTCCATCAAAAATATGAGATTTCCAACGAAAAGTccattgaaaaaattaaagatgagtCAATTTCTGACGGATCTCCCTCTAAAATTTCCAATAGTAGTATATACGAAAGGTATGAGATGGAGGAGATTTTTAGGCAGCCGTATTTAGCTACGACTTTTCAAGATTTCTGGGGCAGGAGATGGAATCGATACGCATCAAAGATGTTAAGGTTAACTATTTATGATCCAACTAATGAAGCTCTGAGGAAGTTTTTGGGTAAAAATACAGCAAGAATATTGGCTATTGTGAGTACATTTGTGGTATCAGCTATAATGCATGAGCTAATGTTTTACTATATTACATGTGGTTTATGTTTAAAACCTACATGCGAAGTGATGTGGTTTTTTGTATTGCAAGGAATTTGCATCTCTTGTGAAAAGGTCTTCCAAGCAAAGAATTGGGTAATTATGGatccaagagtttcaatattATTCAAACGTATTCTCATGGTTTTCTCATTCTACTTTTTGCTGGTATCACCAGTAATGAGGGAAGGAAAAAATACATgtgattag